acATTCGTTTCATACACTATATTTTATAATGATCCGTGGTTTGTTCAAAAAGTATAAGGAAGAGGGACTTTAGCAAAGGTGTCGTTATTGTGTGTCACGTTTTACAATTAAAACGTAACTATTGATCACGTTTTATAGTCAAATCGGCCGAAGGATTCCCAATTTGCGGTGATTCTCTGCAAGATTCGATTGCCCGTGCCTAGTTTGGGTAGAAACGTAAGCGCTATTACGTTTTATCCTAAAATCGTAACTCGAGTTACGACTTTAACATCAATCAATGTCGATTACGGAGAAGGATTGCTCGTATATGGATTCTCTAAAGTCGTTCGACAAGAACGTATTAGGCATAATACGTTACTCACGATTACTTAATCTTTTAACACCGTTAACCCCCAGCTATTTTTCCCGTCagaatttttgaataaaataatgccTAATACGTTACTCAGGAATACGTTTATGCTAGttctgtaaaaaaaattaaaaacgtattattttggtgaattggTTTAAATAATAGcttattttggtcaaaaattcaATGAAAAGCAGCGTGATAAATATTGATTTATTGGTTACACGTTATTTTTCTCAAAGTAACTAGTGAAGAAGCACTTGTCAAGGTCAACCTTAGGACCAAATGCCCTCTGCTTTTGATCAACAATCATTTCAGGGGACAACCCCCATTTTTCTAATGTTTGAACATCATGATATAATGCAAGACTATACTCACCCTCATGTCCTAACTCCATTATTCGAACCTCAGCATTTTTTGGACTTGTTAGGTTTTCCACTTGTTCTGCTGTCCATCTGAAGAATCTCATGAGCAAAACTCTAACGGTAAGTCCGTGACTTATTATAACAATATTTAGGTTGTCGTTGGCACTGTGAGGAATTTTGTCCATGTCTATATCCCTCCATAGTGATTCCACGAAACCTGTATTTCATCAGTTAATTTGATCAGATCAAGTTATGAGATGAATATTGCAGTCCAATAGTAAATGGTTTCCActcaaccttttaaaaaaattaatttgttgttttattttcaaGGTAATATTTGTGAGTAAAATTTTGTATCATATACTCATTGTGTTGCATTTTTCCATTTTAGTCTGTCTTAAAAATTATGATACTGTCTTTCAATGTTTAgaagtaatttatttttgaatttaatgagataatttatagtcaaacaaatatctatgacttgtcttagatcacaaatttcaatAGTTTTCGTGTCCGATcaaataatatcacataaaatgGAATTAACTTATACTCCTCATTTCCATTTTGTTTGTCATTGTTTGACTcgacataaaatttaaaaaagaaataatagcttttaaaacttgtgattTAAACTATGTGGAGTATAATATTTGTGTGGCCAGCAGTGGCGGAACTAGGATTTATACTAAGAGttgtcaaaatataaaaaagaaaatatacgaTGAaattaagggggttcaacacatagtatatacataaaaaaagttCTTTTTACGTATTTACACAGTATAATTTTTCGGCGAAGGGGTGTCAACCTAAGGgatgtcaaaatataaaaaagtaaatatacgaCGAaattaagggggttcaacacgtagtatatatacataaaaaaaattctttttacgTATTTACATAATGTAATTTTTCGGCGAAGGAGTGTTGATTGATACCCCTTGGATGCATGTGGCTTCGCCACCGGTGGCCAcgagacttttgaaacttgtgattttAAAAATGTTGTAACATTTTTGTGGCCATCAAAGCTTTCCATtgagaaaatataaagataGACCGATTTTTTAATACACTAGTGAAAAAAATTAGTGCTAAACAAAGTGAGACGGAAGAAGTACGAGCTTTTCAATTTGTTCCACCCTTAGAAGACAATCAAAGAAATAAACAGTTCAATTTTCTAGTTCTTTTAGACATTAGACTTTAATTTAAGCATTTCAATTAATGATAACTTCTAGCCATACAGATGTTATAGCATGTGTAAcgccacaagttttaaaagtgatataattatattgatgatatgatatctTTAAGATCACATATTTTTAAAGTCTTAAGTTTTATGTTTAACTTCGTGCAAATTAAaactatatatcacataaaacgTAACGGATTGAGGTGGTGTAGATAGTACTCCCTCTTTCCTATTGTATGTGATGCAATTACCATTCAGAGAGCCaaatgaatttttctttgaatagtgtttttattttttatttttttaaattttattgtaaaaTATTGTTACTTACAGTactttatatataatttttatgtaaatCTTATTTCAAACACTAcaaatttttaatcaaattcacataaataTTTAGATAGTTTAACACTCTTACTCTGAATCATTTCACACGTAAAGTGGTACTGAGAACTAAAACATTTCATCAAATCAATACACAATCCAATATAAATGAAAAGGCTCTTACAGATCGATTTCGATAGTTGAAGTTCCGCATACTAAAGTTGAATGAAGTATCTTGTCTAAGTTCCCAAAAAGGAGGAAGGAAGAGAAAGGCGGCAGTTAACCATAGTTAAGATCAaatatactctctccgtcccattttaagtgtcttagtttgaatGGTCacagaatttaagaaataaacggatacttttgaatcttgtgatattaaattaaagatgtgtgcaGTCTTTTTaatcttgtagtcttaaacttgccatgtaggatgtttgaattgaaaaacttactccctctgttccaaaaagattgtcctcatTTCCTTTtaagtctgtcccaaaaagatggtctcctttctatatttagaaacaatttaactttatgaaatgatttacagtcacacaaatatctaaagtTTATTTTGgatcacacatttcaaaagtattcctttatttcttaaattttgtgccaagtcaaaagaggacaaattttttaaaacaaagggAGTACTAAATATAAAACGAAATACTTTTTagccaaaaaggaaagtaacaCAGGATGGACGGAGTGAGTATTTTTTAACAAGAGGTACTTAAATAGAAACTAGTCAACCACATAAAAGCTATTGCACGAAATATTCCATTAGGTTAAGTACTTTGTCAgccaaaattaattaaagtcAAGGCGGAGAATTAAAGTTACCTGAAACCCGATCATACACATCTGCAGCGGATTCTCCATGTGGAAACCGGTAGAAAAACTTTCCATATCTGTCTCTTTCCTTCTTAAACTCTTCCATCTTCTCTGTATTCTCAAATTTGGCATAGTCCATTTCTCTCAACCTGCATTCTTCTCTTATCCCTGTTATTTCACTGCTAGAAAATGCCCCACCTATCTCTTTCAGTGTCTCATGGGTGCGCAAGAAGGGGGATACATAGAAATACAACTTGCAGTTGTTGTTTCCAACCACGCCGCGTATAAGTTCCCCAGCTTTCTTTGCTTGCTCTTTGCCTTTCTTTGTGAGCTGGACTTTATGGTCAGGTACGGTGGTGTAGACATTTTTGTCTACGTTACCCTCACTTTCACCATGCCGCACCAGTATGATCCTCTTTGGCATCCGCCTCTCTTTAGTTCCGCTGTTCGCGTTTCCCATTTCTCTCTGGAATTTGCTGAAAGTTCaacgtcaacaacaacaatatacaacaacaagaaatccaGTAGATCCCACAAGTAGGGTGTAGGGAGGGTGGGATGTATGTAGACCTGTGTAGGGAGGGTAGAATGTATGTAGACCTTACCCTACTTTTtgtgaggtagagaggttgtttctgatagaccctcagctcaaaagACAAGTAACAGGCGCAGAATTGTGAGAAAAGAAATAGCAAAAAATTAAAGCAGATACAAAGCAAATGGGGCAGTCAACAACATACTCAATATAATTCCACAAGTTAGGTCTGAGCAGATCTAACCCCTACCTCGTGGAGATAGAGAGGCTATTTCAGAGAGACCCTCGCCTCAAGAACAGCAAATCAAAAAGTTATGAAAAAGTAATACTGCAATGAAGAAAACATGACGACTAATAAGGAAAGCATACCTGCTGCGTAGGTGCTGCTGAAAGTTCAACGTCGTTGTGTTCTATTATACCAGTGGAAatatgtgtctatatatataggAAATAGATGCGATCAGCGTGCATAGGTTGATTGTCCTTTTATCAAAACAAATGATAACCAGCATATATACCTGCTGCATCATTACAGTTTTTGTTTGTTGAGTGGAAGAGCACATGGTCCGTGCATGAATAGAAAATTAGCGACCATTATAGCTGTAGCATGCTGTGTTTTTTATTATTCGAAGGAAGAATAATTTGTCCATGCGTGAATAAATAATGAACTCGCGGAAAACACGGAAACTTATATTAATACTTGCTTATAATTGCCAGCTGTCATTGAACAGATCTACTTTCATTAATTAAGTCAAATCTCGTTTGATACACTGTTGTAATTTCTGCTAGTAATAATTAGGAAGACAAGGTAAGTTTGTTTAGCTTCAAATTTGATTATTAGGTCAATGGCAGCTTTATTGGCAGTTTTGACAGAAATTATCATAAAAGCTCTCTTCTCCCTCAAAAAATAAACCCTACCATCCTAAATCCTACCTTTTCACCGCCCGGCAATGGCCAATCCTGCCAGTGGACAGCCCCCTACTGGGGTTGTTCCACCCCCAATCTCTGAGAATGACACTAGTACAAACACAATCCTGGATCAACAATTATCCAAGACCATAAAAGCACATACAACTTTGCCTAAGATGAATTACGCAAACCCTCTGAAACCAAATATTATGCCAGTAACACATCCAATACCCATGAAACCTGTTGTTTATGTAGAAGGAGAACCATATGTCTCATGGAACTCATCAGAAGTTCAACAGTTAATCATACAGGAGAATCTACAGTATGCAGTACATGGTAAATTCTCATATGATATCATTGACATAAAAGAATTGAGAAACGCAATTCCGGAGCAGTGTTCCATTAAAGGTCCTTGTACAATAGGATTGATAGAAAGCAGACATATTTTGATTAGACTGAATCTTTTGAAGATTATACCAAAATGCTTTCTACCCCTGCATACTATCTCAAAATTCATGCGAGATACTGTCAAATGAGGCCCTTGATTTGGGGCCCATGGTTCAAACCAGAAGAAGAACGCTTTGTTGCCCTGATTTGCCTCCTAATTTCTTTGCAAGAGAAGTTATTTTCTCTATGGCTTCAGTAGTTGGAAAACCCTTGACATTTGATTTAGCCACAACAAACAGAACTAGACCCAGTTGTGCAAAAGTAAAAGTGCAAGTGGATATGTTAGCAACTCATCCAAAAAGGGTTCATATCTCTGAGGAGAATGAGAAAACTAGAGAAATCAAAGTGgattaatattaattatgactaCATTCCAAAGTATTGTAGTCATTGTAAACTGCAAGGGCATGGAGAAATTGAATGCAGAACTTTACATCCAGAACTGGAAAAACAATATAGAGAGGAGTTGAGAAAGGAGAGAAATGAAGTTAAGAATATTGATACCCAGggaaataattcatacaatagtGGATTGACAGGGCATATGCATAGCAAATAGGAGTGGATGCTAAGAAGGAACAATTACATCAAGGATAATAATGGAATAATTTTAGGAAAGGTGGATGGAAATACAAACAAGGGCAACAAGGAGCAAGTGGAAACACAAAATACCTTCGCAATCTTAGGGAATGGGGATGACATTGATGAAGAAGACAAGAGTGGAAATGTTGCAGGATTAACAACTACAAGCCCTGCAAAAACACAAAACAATGCAATAAATGAAGATAAACATAGCAGTACCAAAGAATAGATTGAAGACAATTTCTACAGTAAAGCAAATGAGAGAACTAACAACAGAAGTGAATAATGACGTAAAGGCATATGGAACCAGTCCTTGTAAACCAGTTAGTAGTACAAGAAATAATGCATATGCTaatagtgaagaaatggatgataGAACAACCGTGCAAGAAGCAACATAGAAAATACAAGACACACCATCAGTGGAAGAAGAACAACAAAGTGCAGACATAGGGGCAAAAGAGACACATGAAACAAATAATGAAGATGAACATTGAGTAAAATAGGAAGATGATAGAGATGATGAgcagaaaataaataatgaacCAAAGGAACATTTATCAGAAATCAGAGAAGAACCagatatatgaaaagaagaaaatacagACACTGAGAATCTTAGACTGACAAAGAAAATGATAGGAGGCAAGTGAATTTGCAGAATCAGGATAATGAGTAACTGGTAGTACAAGTGAAGGAATCTACATATTTTTAAGAGTTGCTCGTCAGTGCAGAGAATGGAGATTTGGATGAAAAGTCTATTgctaaaaaatttcaagaagtgGCTAGAGCAAGAGACTTATCACCAACTCAAATTGTGAAAGGAGTAGGAAGAGGTAAGAGAAGGATTCACAAAGACACCAATGTTCCACTTGTAGTAGAATACAAACTAGAAGGACTATTAATATATCTATTGTTTCATAATGAATGCAATCATATGAAATATTAGATCAGTTAATACTATGGAAGCTTTTTCAAGATTGATAACGATGCATCTCAAATAACAATCTGGATTCATAGGTCTAATGGAACCTTTTCAAGATGCTGACAAAATTGAATCATATTGAAGGAGGTAGGGACTGCAAAATGCCATTGTAAATGTGTCAGGGAAGATTTGGGCATTCATAGATGAAATGTTTGAGAATAATGTTCTGGTTGACCATGTATAGCAGCTAACAATCAGTCTGAAAGGATAGAACATGCAGGAAGAGATGATTTTGACTTTGGTTTATGCCAAATTTAATCAGCGGGAAAGAATGGAGCTATGGAAATCTTTGGAGAATATGGCTACAAATATCACCACACCTTTGATGATTgggtgtgtgggggggggggggggttcaaTGTTATAACATCTACATTGGAGAAATATGGTGGATTTACCTGTAGGAATAAATGAAGTGCAAGACTTCACTTCTTGTATCCAAAATTGTAGAGACAAGATTTGGATTTTAAAGGGAGCAACTATACatgatggaatgaacaaagtGGAGAAGACTGCACTTTTATGAGACTTTATAGATCTTTGGGCAATCAAAATctgcaaaatatatatatccaattATAGAGGTCACTCATTTAATCAAAAGTTGTTCTGATCATGcacctctattttttttttaaataaacttTTGGTTGGCCGGTTGAGGCTCATTATTAATAgctaaaattgtccacaatggCCAAAAACCGGGTCCATTAaatccaaaaatccaaaaattaaaacaaataaaaattgtaAAAGACAACATATGTTGTTCAGATATATTTTGTTGCTCTAATTTTCCGGCTGCTTCTCTCTTCGTGATGCCTTTTTTCTCTAAAATATTCTATTCCAGCATTGATTCTACTTCTCCAATGACATAGAGTTGTATTTCCTCTCCCTCTAATGATGAGAAGAAGCTTTATCTGAAGAGAGAACTCATTTTTGCTCTTCCTATCCTTGTTGCTGATCAACTTTAGCTGAGGTAAGTAAATACCACTCTTTTCTGCTTCTTTTTATGCTTCATTCTTCCATATCAATTGTGATTGATGATGATTTGTTGTTGCATATGCTGATTCCTTGAGACAACGCTTGGATCTGCTATCAATGAGCTTAGGTATTCCACTTTCTATTCCTTGATGATATAAATGCTCCTTATTAGCTTGAATGAGGTTCGTTTGATCTGAAATTCTGTATATTACCCCCAAATCTTCCTGATCTGCCTATTTGTTGCTCCCTATTATGTATCCATGTTGTTTAAATGTCCTTGATGTTGTGTCTGAGTATAATTTTCCATCTCTATAGTTCCCAAATATGTAATCCTTATGTGCAATtgcttgtgttgttgtgattgtgcacattgttgtgaacttgttgtattgttgtgttgtCATTCGTTGGCTTTGTAAATCCTGAATTATTGTATGTTGAAACctacaaaaaagaaaacaaagttaATAAAAAATACCACCATGTTCTTCTCCATCCGAATTTGAACATGATGATAAACTTCAGTCCTTTGTCCTTCCTCCAGTTTCCATACTCTTCCATTTCCTTGAAATTCCTACACTTCACTCATTTGTCCTCCCTCCTTATCATCTAGCTTACAATTCTAACGCTCAGATATGGAATCTGAGATTTGTCACTATTGAGGATTTTCCTACATGTTGTAGTCAACTCCTTAAAATCATGACACTGAAAATAGGCTTCATCTAAAGCTTGGTTTGCCAAAGCATCAGCCAATTTATTCCCTTCTCTCAGAGTATGTCTGAATATAACAGTCATAGTACTTCTAATTTCCATTGTCTCATCTACCCAAGTAGCAATACCCCAAGATGGTTTCCATCCTTCTCTTGTAAAACATTTCAGAGTCAGTCTGAACTATGATATTATCTAGTTCTTTGTCCCTGCAATACTTCATTGCTTTTAAAATAACCATCACCTCAGTATCAGTATTAGCTGTGGTCCTAATATCTGTAGCTTGTGCATATACCAAATTACCATCTGCATCCCTCAAGCAAAAACCATAGGCACTTCTTCCTGGATTTTCCCTTGAAGCACCATCTGTATTGCACTTCAATCATCCAACTGGTGGGCATTCCCATAACACTTTTGAAACTTTTAATCTGGTGCTCCCTTCTTCTAGCATTTTAATCAATTCATCCCATTTATGTGGCACCTGAGTGATAGAAGGATTCCTAGTCATAACCAATCTTTGCCTTTGTGTCATAGACCTAATATATGACTATTCCTATTGACCTTTTCCCCCATGCTTAATTGCATTCCTCCTTTTCCATAGTTTTCAGATAATAATAGCTGGCATGGCCTTGTAGATCATCTTTAATCTCCCCTTGACTGGTGCAGTCCACAATTTCACCACACTTTGTTGTAGTGGTAAACCTTCAGTGCCTAATCTTgcaattgaagaaaaataagactAAGTCCTGTTAGATGCATAGGATGTAGCAAACAAATATTGGGTTGTCTCCTCCATTGGACTTGAACAACGCCAACATTTGGATGCTAAATTGTAATGCATCTTCTTCAGAACATCATCCACTAGTGTTTTAAATTTCTAGCATCTCCATATGAAAAAAGATATCCTGAAAGGCAACCCTTTAATCCAGATCTGCTTATAAGCTTCCATAGGTTGCCCCTTCAATCTTATATAATCCCAAGCTGAACTTCACTGTAAAATCCCCTTTAGTGTCCAGAATCCACCATGGTTTATCCATTCCCCTTTCTAACCTTGTAGGCTGATATTGTTAATAATATGCTGCACAATATCTTCTGGTAGCAATTCATTCAATCTTTCAAGCCCTTGTGTCACCATCTCTGAAACATTTTGAACCTCTGCATCATATCCCTCTACTATGTAGTATTGAGAACCCAATCCTATCTAGTTATCAAACTAGAATTGAGAGTACCATATGCCCACTTGCCACTAAATTTGATGCTCTATGAGATCCTTTGCTTGCAacaaattcttccaaaattgaGATCCATATTTCCATTGCACTATTATAGGATTTTCTTTCCTGCAGTATTTATTGACCATAAAAGAACTCCACAATGATGGCTTAGTTCTTAAATTCCATCATGCACCTCTATTGATTACATATACTGGTGAAACAGTTCCTATCAAGAAACCTtttaaattcttgaatttttgggtgaaaaataaTACCTTCCTGGAGACTGTGAGATCAAAACGGTCTGCTAATTTTATGGCCATCCTTTTATcctttttcatcataaaatgaAAAAGGTTAAAGTTTAGTGGAGTAAGGATACTTTTGGAAATATCGTTTAGGAAATTGAGACATTATGTAATAAAAGTTCATGAAGTGCAGTTTGAGTTGCAACCAACACCACTGAACAGGGAAAATTTACAAAGAGTTTAGGAAAAACTGAATAGATTTTTACACCTGGAGGAGGAATTATGGAAGCAAAAAGCTGGAATGCAATAGTTTACAGATGGTGATAGAAATACTAGACTCTTTTATGCATATAtccaagaaagaaggagaagattACAGATTAAGATAATTTAGAATCAATATAGGGATTGGACTAAGGATACCGATGGAATAAATGCTGAAGCTATTAGATTCTACATGGATCAATTTACCAAGGAATGGGACCCTGAGGATCTTGAAATATTAGACTATGTACCAAACATGGTCTCAGCAGATTAGAATGATGAAATTACTGCAATGTCTACTCATGAGAAAGTTAAACAAATAGTGTTCAGTTTGAATGGAGAAAGTGCAGGGGTCCAGATGGATTTACtggtttgtttttttaaaacttgCTGGGACATTATAAGAGAGGATATTACCAATATGGTTAAAGATTTTTTCTGTGGAGCTGAGTTACCAAAATTTATTACTCACACTAATTTGAtcttattaccaaaaaaaaggaTATAATTAATACCTTTTCTGATATGAGACCAATTAGTCTAAGTAATATTGTTAACAAGATTTTTTCTAGGCTGGTTCATGAAAGACTGGTGAAGGAAGTATCTGATATAATTTCACTAAATCAGACTAGTTTTGTGAAAGGAAGAAGCATAGTGGAAGATATTCTGCTCACTCAGGAGATCATTACAGATATCAAGTTGAGGACTAAAATAGCTAATGTGGTGATTAAATTAGATATGGCTATGGAATATGACAGTTTTTCATGGCTGTTTTTGACTAAAGTGTTGAAGAAGTTTGGTTATTTAGAAAGATTGGTAGATATGCTATTCAGGATTGTCAACAACAACTGGTATTCTATACTAGTCAATAAGCAACATCAGGAATTTTTTTCAATCTTCTAGAGGGGTGAAACAGGGAGATCCACTATCACCTATTTATATTAGCTACTGAGTTCTAACTAGGAATCTGAACGCTTTACATCAAGTGCCACAATTTAAAGGATTTGGGATGCCTAAATGGAGCCCTAAGGTGAATCACTCAGCCTATGCAGATGTGATTATTTCAGTTCAGCAGAACTTACATCATTAAATTTAGTGATGAAAATTCTGAGGAAATATGAAAATACATCCCAGAAGATTAATAGGGAGAAAAGTGCAGTTTATATGCATAACAATGTTCCAGGAGACATAAGTGTGACAATGGAGATTTCTATAGGGATAAACAAGAGGGATTTTCCATTTACTTATTTGAGATGTCCAATTTATTATAGCAGGAAGAGGAAGGATTTTTATAATCCTATACTATTGAAAATAATGAATAGGTTGCGGTCCTGGAAAGGCAAAATGCTT
This portion of the Lycium ferocissimum isolate CSIRO_LF1 chromosome 1, AGI_CSIRO_Lferr_CH_V1, whole genome shotgun sequence genome encodes:
- the LOC132029508 gene encoding phosphoglycerate mutase-like protein AT74, whose protein sequence is MGNANSGTKERRMPKRIILVRHGESEGNVDKNVYTTVPDHKVQLTKKGKEQAKKAGELIRGVVGNNNCKLYFYVSPFLRTHETLKEIGGAFSSSEITGIREECRLREMDYAKFENTEKMEEFKKERDRYGKFFYRFPHGESAADVYDRVSGFVESLWRDIDMDKIPHSANDNLNIVIISHGLTVRVLLMRFFRWTAEQVENLTSPKNAEVRIMELGHEGEYSLALYHDVQTLEKWGLSPEMIVDQKQRAFGPKVDLDKCFFTSYFEKNNV